CACACAAAAGATGACTTGTTAAAGCCAGTGATGGGGAAGTGATGGAGCACGTGCCTGGATCAGGGTTTAGGCTGGGCATAAAACATGACAAGACTTTGGGTTTGGAAACCCACGGGCTGCACCCAACACAGAAGTGGGCTCCTGACCAGAAAGACTGTGCAGCAGTGCCTGCAAGGGGGTGCAGAGGAGAAGCCAGAGCCAGAGAGCTGACGTATTGCAGGGTTTGGGGCGGTGCTGGCCccggcagggctgcaggcagggagggcacaTCGGTCAGATCACTGGAGGATGGCTGGTTGTCCCCAGACGACTTGCTCTCccggggagggaaggaagctgctgctggacCACAGCTTGCAGAGGAGCCTTGCACTAACCAGAGCACAGGGACGAGGCAGTCTCCTTCGCTGAAAcggagggagcagggctgggggcagttCATGGGGACAGCCCCACGGCTCACACGCCTGGAGCACGGAGGGAAGCCAGGCCATTCCCAGCTTGGCACCCAGAGCACTGCTACCTGCAATGCCACCGCTGCGCGGGCAAGGGTGACTCCAGCATTAACACCCGGGGACCAGGCAGCTCTTACCTCTTCCAGCTGGCTGTGGACATGCTGAACGATCAGGTCGATAGCCACTGTGTTTCCGCTCCCTGGAGTGAACCAAAAGCCACAGAGACAGCCTGGTCAGGACCACAGTGCTAGCAGCGCCTGAAACGTGTTTCTTCCCCAAGCTCCCTACTAGGTTCAAAACCATACCATACCTCTGCTTCCCCTTCCCTAGCAAAGCATCATCCAGCAGGAGACATTCCTGCTATTATTAAATGCCTATTTAGTAATCTGTTATTGAATATCTAGAAGTCACCTCTGGCTTTTAAATCGCTCAGCTTCAGGAGCTGGTAGAGTAGGAGTCTGGTTGAGGGAACAGTGCAGACTTTCGCCAAGGAACCTGCTTTGAGCCAGTGTTGGGAGACACTGGGCTGGAGGGACCTTTGCATTGGGATGGGACAGCCACTCTTCTGTCCTCACCAGCTGGAGGGCGGTGGGACTGGCCAGAGCAGAGGGACAGGGTGTCTCAGGTCCCACTCAGGACTGAGCCTcggggcagccctgggcaggtACCTCGGGGCACAACGATGTCGGCCAGGCGCATGGTGGGCTGGATGTACTGGTCGAAGGCGGGCTTGACGAACTTATTGTACTGCTTGATGACACCCTCGATGTCCCGGCCACGCTCGCTGATGTCCCTGCGCAGGCGACGCACCAAGCGGATGTCTGAGTCCGTGTCCACAAATATCTTCAGATCAAGGAGCTGAAACAAGAGGAGAGGGAACAAACCCCACCAGGTTGGGTGTGTAACTCGAACTGACTTTCTGCACCAGCCACAACCAGAAGGCTGAGCCCTGTGCACAGCACAACGCCAGTTTAACAGAGCTcggctcagctctgctctggccTGGAGGGAGCTTTGCCTCTGCAGCCCCTGAATTTGAACCTGGCTGGCAGTGCAGATGCTGCAGTGAGCCCCTTGCTCCCACCCGCCCCTCACTCTCATGCCCCCCGAGACCTGTTCCGCTCCAAACCTGGTCTCCACTTCTaagcagccccagcaccttgGCTGGATGTTACTTAAGAgcaaggaggggagaagagaagtTAACGCCCGTGACACAGACCAACAGGCTGAACCCAGGAGCGCTGGCTCGGTAATGCTGCAGGGGAGCCAAGCAGAGGGGCAGCTCATGACACTGCCCTTCACCGCCAGAGACAAGAGCAGGGATGCTCAGAGGAAACTCCTGGGGGATTTACCCGGCTGTCCACTGGAGGTCATCGTTGCTCCAGGAAAATGCAACCCAAGCACTCACTTGGCAGGGAAGAAAACTTTCTAGACCGAGCTTGGCTAAGTTTGCGCTTGGCTCACTCTCTCCTATAGCATATTTCACGTATCCAAAAAATTCCCAGTAAAATTTTGCTGGATGAGTCCACCCTAGGAACACCAGGCTTTGTGCAGCAGAGGTACAGCACACTTTGCTTCTGGCTGTGCAAGCTGCGGCGTGCAGCGTGGAGGTGGGCTATTTCTAGCCATGTTCATACATCACCACTGCCAGGGACCAGGTCACCCTTTGGCTCCTGGTTCCTGGGAATGAATGGCTGAGATCAAGGTCTCTGCTGAAACACTTGACCTCTGCTGGGGGCTGTTCCTTGCTGCTGCAAGAGTCCAGGCCTACTTCTCCTGCACGGTcaagtgctgcagcagctggtgtAACCTGGAGAAGttcatctccctgctgctgaaCCTCAGGAGAAAGCATGCTCCCACCATCTCCCACCAGCTAGCCATGGGGTGGAGGGCTGGTTCGTAGGGCTGATGCTGAAGCACCACGAGAGGACAGGGTCCCATCCAGCGGTGCATGGGACCCCCAGCGCACCTGGGTCTCTttgcctgtgctgtgctgtgatTAAGGCTGCAGAAGAGGGAGCCGGAGTGCTCACGCTTGCCAGGTTTGCCAGGAACCAACCCTAAACCCTTCCTCACCTTCAGGAGCTCCTTGTCCGCAAATGCCATGATGCCTTCAAAGATAATCACATTGGCACCATACAGGGTTTTCTGTGGAGTCAAAATCGATGTGGTTAGGCAGAGAACATGTGTTCAGAGATGTCGTGGAGCAAAGGGTGACTGCATGAGTCTGCTGCAaaaggcaggggctggaggggtcCAAATGGCACCCCCCCTCCTGCCTTGGCAGTCCCCCCTCCTTGTCCCACCCCCCTCAGTGTCCCGTACCCATTCCTTCTTCCGGCTGTGGGTGGTGAAATCATAGATGGGGATCTTCACACTCTTGCCTTGCTTCAGCTTCTTCAGGGTGGCGATGATGAGGTCAAAGTCAAAGGCATCGGGGTGGTCGAAGTTGAAGTCATtgctggctgcctgctcctgctgctgcttggtcAACACCTGCCCACAAAGAAGGGGTTAGTGCACGTGGccatccccaccagcagccttccctccccaccaccgTGCCCAGCaacctctcctcctgccccaagaGCCATCTGAAGGGGCCAGGGGAAACCATGAGGCCGTCACTTAATCCACATTGCGTCTCCGCATCAGGGGGTTATGCCAAGGGCCATGGCAGGGCATGAGCCTGGCCAGGACAACACACAGCCTCACCTTGTAGAAGGAGTCCATGGACAGCAGAACCACCCAAGGGACATCAAGAGCCTCGATGATCATGGTGGCCACTGTGGTCTTCCCAGAGGCGCTGCCTCCGCCCAGGCCTGCCAGGGAAAAGGGGGTGAAGCCACCAACCCCACAATCCGCCTTTCCAACCACAGGGTAGAGCCCAGGTCCCATCCAGTTGCACTAAGTTGGAGGAACCTCCAAAAAGGGAGATCGATAGGCATtgcaagagagagagattaTCCTTGAAAATGTCAAATGGTATGCACTACAACTGCCAGCAGTGTGCACAGAAAAAGCTGGGAAACCCTTCATCAGATGGTTGTGTAACAAGGGGAGAGCTGGCACGAGAACCAGCCTAGACTAAATCCCTGGAACTCGTGACAGCCCAGGCAACAAGAGTTGAAGGAACGACAAGCAAATATTGTGGTCTGCCCAGTGCCTGCTATAATCCATCACACCCATCTGCAGGCTCTCAGCTTCTGCCCAATCCTACAGCTCACTCAGTCAACGCTGGACTAACCACGGGGACTCTCACTGCTGAGCAACTCACAGTCTGGAGTCTGGGGCCAGCCTCAAGTTTCCGAGgaggctgtggggcaggaaTCCCTCCAAGATGATCTGGAGAGCCACCGGGCAGGCAGCACCAATGCTGCCCATGCTAGCCTGCACCGGTGAAGCGTAGAAGTGGGACAGAGCCCGGACACGCGCTGTCTCTGCCTACCTATCACGAAGGCCTCTTTGGACTGCGTCCCGTGCTCATTGTACCACGGGGGCCGGCCAGCTGTGTAGATGGTCCTCTTGCTGGTCCGCAGCAGGGGTGGCTCAGACTTGCACTGGCTCGTGGTCCGCTTTCGGGGTGGCTTGGTGGAGCCCACCGCAGGGTACAGCCGGTCTAAGGATTCGGCACTGCTGTTGCtagggatggggagaggaaggagctcGGTTACGGATGGTGGGGAAGGGACCGTGTTCCCAGTGCGTGGGAGTGGGGTCTCCGGCGGGATCCCACGCTGTACGGGTACGGGATGCGGGGAGCAGGATCACCAGCACTGGAGCCTCTGTGACCCCAGGCCGTGGCCAATGTCGAGAAATTCTCACACAGGACCGACTTTAACCCGGCAAAGGTGCAACACAAGCATCACTTCCTACTGCCCCACTGCGTGGGGAACGTCTGCGTTAAACACTCCAGCGAGCTCTCGTTAGCAC
This genomic window from Balearica regulorum gibbericeps isolate bBalReg1 chromosome 16, bBalReg1.pri, whole genome shotgun sequence contains:
- the UCKL1 gene encoding uridine-cytidine kinase-like 1 isoform X3, translated to MAAAPVAEGAPAEPHDSNSSAESLDRLYPAVGSTKPPRKRTTSQCKSEPPLLRTSKRTIYTAGRPPWYNEHGTQSKEAFVIGLGGGSASGKTTVATMIIEALDVPWVVLLSMDSFYKVLTKQQQEQAASNDFNFDHPDAFDFDLIIATLKKLKQGKSVKIPIYDFTTHSRKKEWKTLYGANVIIFEGIMAFADKELLKLLDLKIFVDTDSDIRLVRRLRRDISERGRDIEGVIKQYNKFVKPAFDQYIQPTMRLADIVVPRGSGNTVAIDLIVQHVHSQLEERKLRWDMAALASAHQCHPLPQTLSVLKSTPQVRGMHTIIRNKETSRDEFIFYSKRLMRLLIEHALSLLPFQSCTVQTPQGQDYEGRTYSGKQITGVSILRAGETMEPALRAVCKDVRIGTILIQTNCNTGEPELHYLRLPKDISEDHVILMDCTVSTGAAAMMAVRVLLDHDVPEDKIFLLSLLMAEMGVHSVAYAFPRVKIITTAVDKKVNDLFRIIPGIGNFGDRYFGTDAPPDWSDDEDALST